A genomic window from Sparus aurata chromosome 4, fSpaAur1.1, whole genome shotgun sequence includes:
- the taldo1 gene encoding transaldolase, translating to MSSESPDKRRKMESALNQLKKHTVVVADTGDFNAIDEYKPQDATTNPSLILAAAKMPAYQPLLDQAIKYGIAKGGTEEEQVAHTMDKLFVSFGLEILKKVPGRVSTEVDARLSYDRDEMVAKALRLIALYEEAGISKERVLIKLSSTWEGIQAGKELEEKHGVHCNMTLLFSFAQAVACAEANVTLISPFVGRILDWYKENTDRKSYEPHDDPGVVSVTKIYNYYKKFGYSTVVMGASFRNTGQVKALAGCDLLTISPGLLAELSQDHSTVSVTLDVAKAKACNLEKIHLDEKGFRWEHNEDRMAVEKLSDGIRKFAADAIKLETMIKEKMLNVKNGQ from the exons CCATTGATGAGTACAAGCCTCAGGATGCCACCACCAACCCATCCCTCATCCTGGCTGCTGCAAAGATGCCAGCCTACCAGCCGCTGTTGGATCAGGCCATTAAATACGGCATCGCCAAAGGCGG AACTGAAGAGGAGCAGGTGGCCCACACCATGGACAAGCTGTTTGTGAGCTTTGGGCTAGAGATCCTCAAGAAGGTCCCGGGCAGAGTCTCCACTGAGGTGGACGCCAG ACTCTCTTACGATAGAGATGAAATGGTTGCCAAGGCCCTGAGGCTCATCGCTCTGTATGAAGAGGCCGGCATCAGCAAGGAGCGTGTGCTCATCAAGCTGTCATCCACATGGGAAGGAATCCAGGCTGGCAA ggagctggaggagaaacacGGTGTTCACTGCAACATGACCCTGCTGTTCTCCTTCGCTCAGGCTGTGGCCTGTGCAGAAGCAAATGTAACACTCATATCACCCTTCGTTGGACGGATCCTTGACTGGTACAAGGAGAACACAGACCGCAAAAGCTACGAGCCGCATGACGACCCAG GTGTGGTGAGTGTGACCAAGATTTACAACTACTACAAGAAGTTTGGCTACAGCACGGTGGTGATGGGCGCCTCCTTCAGAAACACGGGTCAAGTAAAAGCCCTGGCAGGCTGCGATCTGCTCACCATCTCACCCGGGCTGCTGGCAGAACTCAGCCAGGACCACAGCACCGTCTCTGTGACGCTCGATGTCGCAAAAG CCAAGGCCTGTAATCTGGAGAAGATCCACCTGGATGAGAAGGGTTTCCGCTGGGAGCACAACGAGGACCGCATGGCCGTGGAGAAACTGTCCGACGGTATCCGCAAGTTTGCTGCCGACGCCATCAAGCTGGAGACCATGATCAAA GAGAAAATGCTCAACGTGAAAAATGGCCAGTAG
- the LOC115579709 gene encoding uncharacterized protein LOC115579709, with the protein MPDRTLTISGTFERKCGLRFTLPEMLSRFKENVLLQVLTLVLLGPACQASSLGLTVHVVPLDSDGGKMVRAHFSAIAAAPCPSLSGLCAVGEDCLVHPTSLPFNGTKPGSGWCVRQWQKTVPSIYSANISVGSNTELYVSMNAGPNIRANNGRLNHPPVVGLLPPLRARVNCPHHFHLSVKDLDGDAVRCRFARPSQGECLRCTQHSFIELDEEKCTLTFTGRAPAGQYFIQMMVEDLIPAPKISFYGNQPLSAVPVHLSLTVEESTTSCTDEPVAAGDTPEEDSTLFVLPYQEVVFNVSFMSQAESVLEVAVVGPPELYRVGFKTVGPLALMTMAWIRSENNLTQLLPICFAVNTQSLQSEPRCVWLYQREVRTLPAGTELKCENTEMILSLPVSSLSNIDLAELQLNSPTCPVTYNSTHLTARITLDGCGTKRVHSGSELVYTNTLKSVRPYTKVSRQPSLILPLACRIPGVQARGPNYEISLPSEMEMFGPFRIWIEILMPGEGPMAEFTRTPKFRSLQLSPERSRREAESLSESDTSTNSSSASSTDNSSSTSGAVGSRITQLDLHVMSNCSIERAEMIVSNCIESETEDFAESRPVLRQGCTTPYTLEVITSQSSSKIYRMDLSKIEAKGSVMYIRCTVNLCIATLSSLKCPDLCTHSLDHRSVVGSVFTRSYTVDSAPISLVVTTAAPSTTAVITTKQTIVPHDATNTSSTSHAPERASAVATGVIFTTISIFLQNVFFY; encoded by the exons ATGCCAGACAGAACTTTGACAATAAGTGGGacttttgaaagaaaatgtggcTTAAG GTTCACACTTCCTGAGATGTTGTCCAGATTCAAAGAGAACGTGCTGCTGCAGGTTCTGACTCTGGTTCTGTTGGGACCTGCCTGCCAAGCCTCTTCTCTGGGGCTGACAGTCCATGTTGTACCGTTGGACAGCGATGGAGGGAAAATG GTTCGGGCTCATTTCAGTGCCATCGCTGCCGCTCCTTGTCCATCGTTGTCTGGACTGTGTGCTGTAGGGGAGGACTGTCTGGTCCATCCCACCTCGTTACCTTTCAACGGCACCAAACCGGGTTCTGGCTGGTGTGTCCGCCAGTGGCAGAAAACTGTCCCCAGTATTTACAGCGCCAACATCAGTGTAGG GTCCAACACAGAGCTTTATGTGTCTATGAACGCAGGACCAAACATTCGGGCAAACAATGGCAGACTCAACCACCCTCCTGTCGTTGGTCTCCTCCCTCCACTGAG GGCTCGTGTGAACTGCCCTCATCACTTCCATCTGTCGGTTAAGGATCTGGATGGTGACGCTGTGCGGTGTCGCTTCGCCCGGCCCAGCCAGGGAGAGTGTCTGCGCTGCACTCAGCACTCGTTTATAGAGCTGGATGAG GAGAAATGCACATTAACATTCACTGGAAGAGCTCCAGCAGGACAGTATTTCATCCAAATGATGGTGGAGGACCTGATTCCTGCACCCAAAATAAGCTTCTACGGCAACCAGCCCCTCAGTGCCGTCCCGGTGCACCTCTCTCTCACTG TGGAGGAGTCGACCACTAGCTGCACTGATGAACCTGTGGCTGCAGGCGACACACCTGAAGAGGATTCCACACTGTTTGTCCTGCCGTACCAGGAGGTGGTATTCAACGTCAGCTTCATGTCACAGGCGGAGAG TGTTTTAGAGGTAGCTGTAGTTGGTCCCCCTGAACTCTACCGGGTTGGTTTTAAAACAGTAGGCCCCCTGGCGTTGATGACCATGGCCTGGATTCGCTCTGAAAACAACCTGACCCAACTTCTGCCCATCTGCTTTGCTGTGAATACGCAGAG TTTGCAGTCAGAGCCCAGATGTGTGTGGCTGTACCAGA GGGAAGTGAGGACACTCCCTGCAGGGACAG AGCTGAAGTGTGAGAACACAGAGATGATTCTGTCACTGCCCGTCTCCTCCCTGAGTAACATCGACctggcagagctgcagctcaacAGCCCCACCTGTCCCGTCACCTACAACAGCACACACCTGACCGCACGCATCACCCTGGATGGCTGCGGCACCAAGCGCGTG CACTCTGGTTCAGAGCTGGTTTACACCAACACCTTGAAAAGTGTTCGTCCCTACACGAAGGTTAGTCGCCAGCCCTCCCTTATCCTCCCTCTGGCTTGCCGTATCCCTGGAGTCCAGGCCAGGGGACCGAATTACGAGATCAGCTTGCCCTCGGAGATGGAGATGTTCGGTCCATTTAGGATTTGGATAGAAATTTTAATGCCAGGAGAGGGGCCCATGGCAGAATTCACACGCACCCCCAAGTTCCGCTCCCTCCAACTGTCGCCAGAACGATCACGTCGAGAAGCAGAATCACTATCAGAGAGTGATACCTCCACTAACAGCAGCTCCGCCAGCTCCACTGATAACAGCAGCTCTACCAGTGGGGCCGTCGGGTCCAGGATCACTCAGCTGGATCTCCATGTGATGTCCAACTGCAGCATCGAGCGAGCAGAGATGATAGTGAGCAACTGTATCGAGTCTGAGACGGAGGACTTTGCAGAGTCCCGGCCCGTCCTGCGGCAAGG gtgCACAACTCCTTATACATTGGAGGTTATTACCTCACAGTCCTCTTCTAAGATTTACCGCATGGATTTGAGCAAAATTGAGGCCAAAGGATCAGTG ATGTATATCCGGTGCACAGTGAATCTGTGCATCGCCACCTTGAGCTCTCTGAAGTGCCCTGATCTGTGTACCCACTCCCTGGATCACAGATCAGTGGTGGGCAGCGTGTTCACCCGCAGCTACACTGTCGACTCGGCACCGATTAGCCTCGTGGTCACAACTGCTGCACCGTCCACAACAGCCGTCATCACCACTAAACAAACTATAGTTCCACATGATGCTACTAACACCAGCAGCACCTCTCATG ctccagaaCGTGCCTCAGCCGTGGCAACAGGAGTGATTTTCACAACTATAAGCATATTTcttcaaaatgtcttcttttaCTGA